AGTCCACCACGTCGTTCATCATGTCCTTGAAGCTGTTGTGGTGCAGGGGGTTCATGTCCATCATTATCCTATTTCTTGATTCCAAAAATGACATTCTTAACTCTGGGGATTTTGTCTGTCATTCCGAGCGAAGCGAGGAATCTGCTTTTCTGTTCCATGTCTCGCTCAGATCCTCCCATGTCGGATTGACTGCTTCAATCAGGTCCACCTTCTTGGATCGCCTCCAGCTTTTGATCTGTTTTTCTCGTGCGATGGCTGAATGAACATCGTTGGTCTCTTCAAAATAGACGAGCCGATGGACCTTGTATTTGGCCGTAAAACCAGGCACGGATTTGCTCTTGTGGATATGGGTCCGCCGCTCTAGATCGCTCGTCACCCCGGTGTACAAGGCACGTGACTTGCTGGCCAGGATGTAAATGAAATATTGTTTCACGGGAAAACGGAAAAGCAGATTCCTCGCTGCGCTCGGAATGACATACTGAACCCTAATGACATCCTAACCGCTCGGAGAGTCTGCTTCTTC
This genomic interval from bacterium contains the following:
- a CDS encoding GIY-YIG nuclease family protein; protein product: MKQYFIYILASKSRALYTGVTSDLERRTHIHKSKSVPGFTAKYKVHRLVYFEETNDVHSAIAREKQIKSWRRSKKVDLIEAVNPTWEDLSETWNRKADSSLRSE